A window of Xiphophorus hellerii strain 12219 chromosome 19, Xiphophorus_hellerii-4.1, whole genome shotgun sequence contains these coding sequences:
- the LOC116709593 gene encoding thyroid peroxidase-like produces the protein MSPQKRAEVSHKDPSAAGRRGAMKTKKCFHLALLVMLVCDVPPTPSTFSSSSFRDFLVSSPQDADGASSQRYPAQTSTGPNSLKMKLLYPPTPLCSQGFRFHFQPQNQEISRSGEIFHTALQILKNAAKQKYNRNFTASELLSRENLELLAELSQCPTETDPAVCEGSHHDKYRSISGVCNNRQNPDWGAANTALVRWLPAEYEDGEEEPRGWDPQRLHHGSQLPPPRHVSREVVRTSCKGSDSAYSQLLVDWGQYIDHDVTLTPQSLSGAASWAQRDCRTSCGNLHPCFPIQTQDSLCMPFHRSTPACSSRTGSGILRALQRQQLNAVSSFIDASLVYGHTPQLQRDLRDLSGRSGKLAVNGRFWDRQGRPYLPFVAATPSACGRGVECFRAGDGRVNEGLPLIALHTLWLREHNRLAETLKLINQHWSPEAVFQEARKIVGALHQIITMRDYIPKVIGVESFEQHIGPYGGYDPTVDGSASNVFATAAFRFGHGTIPPILSRLNESFQEDRRFPHLRLQQALFSPWRIVKEGGIEPTLRGMVATAAAVTAPDSLLVEEVTESLLVLDSQQNLDLAALNLQRGRDHGLPGYNDWRDFCGLKRIATLDDLAEVVRDRRVAEKILHLYQHPDNIDVWLGGLVENFLPGSRTGPLFACLIGKQMKLLRDGDRFWWEADGVFTRQQREQLWKTSLSRIICENSDIQEIPADPFRLARYPAGFLHCSAVPALSLEAWRDDPSLGLRLCGSPWPVDNGDFLFSSRSGKLTAQYACFHGFQLEGATEAVCEGGVWSADPPRCSASQPLMM, from the exons ATGTCTCCTCAGAAACGTGCAGAG GTCTCCCATAAAGACCCGTCTGCTGCCGGACGCAGAGGAgccatgaagaccaagaaatgtttccatctgGCTCTTCTGGTGATGTTGGTCTGCGACGTTCCACCGACTCCTTCCACGTTCAGCT cctcGTCCTTCAGAGACTTTCTGGTCTCGTCTCCTCAGGATGCTGACGGCGCCTCCAGCCAGCGGTACCCGGCCCAGACGAGCACCGGCCCAAACAGCCTGAAAATGAAACTGCTTTACCCTCCAACTCCTCTCTGCAGCCAGGGCTTCAGGTTTCACTTCCAGCCTCAGAATCAGGAGATTTCCAGGTCTGGGGAGATTTTCCACACCGCCCTGCAGATCCtgaaaaatgcagcaaagcagAAATATAACAGGAACTTCACAGCATCAG AGCTTTTGTCACGGGAAAACCTGGAGCTGCTTGCAGAGTTGTCTCAGTGTCCGACTGAAACGGATCCAGCCGTCTGTGAAGGAAGTCATCATGACAAATACCGCAGCATATCAGGAGTCTGCAACAACAG ACAGAATCCTGACTGGGGCGCCGCCAACACGGCTTTGGTCCGATGGCTTCCAGCTGAATATGAGGACGGAGAGGAGGAACCCAGAGGCTGGGACCCCCAGCGGCTCCATCACGGATCCCAGCTTCCCCCG ccGCGGCATGTCAGCAGGGAGGTGGTGAGGACTTCCTGTAAGGGCTCAGACTCTGCGTACTCCCAGCTGCTGGTGGACTGGGGTCAGTACATCGACCACGATGTGACCCTGACGCCGCAGAGCCTCAGCGGAGCCGCTTCCTGGGCGCAGCGGGACTGCCGCACGTCGTGTGGAAACCTGCATCCCTGCTTCCCCATCCAG ACTCAGGACTCCCTTTGCATGCCGTTCCATCGCTCCACGCcggcctgcagctccaggaCCGGCTCCGGCATCCTGCGGGCTCTGCAGCGGCAGCAGCTGAACGCTGTCTCGTCCTTCATCGACGCCTCTCTGGTGTACGGCCACACGCCGCAGCTGCAGCGCGACCTCCGCGACCTCTCCGGCCGCAGCGGGAAGCTGGCCGTAAACGGCCGCTTCTGGGACCGGCAGGGCAGACCTTACCTGCCCTTCGTAGCGGCGACGCCGTCGGCGTGCGGCCGGGGAGTGGAGTGTTTCCGGGCCGGAGACGGGCGGGTCAACGAGGGCCTGCCTCTGATCGCTCTGCATACGCTGTGGCTCCGGGAACACAACCGCCTCGCAGAGACCCTGAAGCTCATCAACCAGCACTGGAGCCCTGAGGCCGTGTTCCAGGAGGCACGCAAGATCGTTGGCGCCCTGCACCAG ATAATAACGATGAGAGATTATATCCCTAAAGTAATTGGTGTGGAGTCGTTTGAACAGCACATTGGACCCTATGGCGGGTACGATCCGACGGTGGACGGCTCGGCCTCCAACGTGTTCGCCACAGCGGCCTTCAGGTTTGGCCACGGCACCATTCCTCCGATCCTCAGCAGGCTGAACGAGAGCTTTCAGGAAGACCGGCGCTTCCCCCACCTGAGACTTCAGCAGGCACTCTTCAGTCCCTGGAGGATCGTTAAAGAAG gtggcATCGAGCCGACCTTGCGGGGCATGGTTGCCACGGCGGCAGCGGTGACGGCTCCAGACTCCCTCCTGGTGGAGGAGGTAACGGAGTcgctgctggttctggactcCCAGCAGAACCTGGATCTGGCTGCTCTGAACCTGCAGAGAGGGCGGGACCACGGACTGCCGG GATACAACGACTGGAGGGATTTCTGTGGACTGAAGCGCATCGCGACGTTGGACGACCTGGCAGAAGTCGTGAGAGATCGCAGAGTCGCTGAGAAGATTCTTCATTTATACCAGCATCCTGACAACATCGACGTTTGGCTGGGAGGACTGGTGGAAAACTTCCTGCCCGGCTCCAGAACCGGCCCGCTGTTCGCCTGCCTGATCGGAAAGCAAATGAAGCTTCTGCGTGACGGAGATCG GTTTTGGTGGGAAGCGGACGGCGTGTTCACCCGGCAGCAGCGGGAGCAGCTGTGGAAAACTTCTCTGTCTCGGATCATTTGTGAGAACTCGGACATCCAGGAGATTCCTGCGGATCCTTTCAGGCTGGCTCGGTACCCGGCCGGCTTCCTTCACTGCAGCGCTGTCCCGGCCCTGAGCCTGGAGGCCTGGAGAGACGATCCGAGTCTCG GCCTGCGACTGTGTGGCTCTCCGTGGCCCGTAGACAACGGAGATTTCCTGTTTTCCTCCAGATCTGGAAAGCTGACGGCTCAGTACGCCTGTTTCCATGGTTTCCAGCTAGAGGGCGCCACTGAGGCGGTGTGTGAAGGAGGCGTGTGGAGCGCTGACCCGCCTCGCTGCTCAG cttctcagcCCCTGATGATGTGA